A part of Oncorhynchus masou masou isolate Uvic2021 chromosome 30, UVic_Omas_1.1, whole genome shotgun sequence genomic DNA contains:
- the enkur gene encoding enkurin, protein MSTTMYPTESIYNLIPREEVKIEKPPRYMSKFRAQVKHEKMLNKPTNKTMGPVKVDLPSPEKYLLKHSKEPKLPEKQPFSYLDDETFKKPQIPAKADNPLMGIHTKKDFVKTNAFENIMAVPKKPQPIYADTKTGDKQLMENSGLLPKYIKKKDFGKTPEYLQHRTEEVRRAQDEYDSFVKERMRQGTMKQLSEDERNNILQGLKMNWGELHHQYQGLSVVTDTTPKKYRKERLELEMKQLERDIDLIERYKTIFIANN, encoded by the exons ATGTCGACCACTATGTATCCAACAGAAAGTATTTACAACCTTATTCCAAGGGAGGAGGTTAAAATAGAGAAACCACCAAG GTATATGTCAAAGTTTAGGGCACAAGTTAAGCATGAGAAAATGCTGAATAAGCCTACCAACAAGACTATGGGACCAGTAAAAGTAGACTTGCCCTCTCCAGAGAAATATCTGCTCAAGCACTCCAAGGAACCCAAACTTCCTGAAA AGCAACCATTTTCATATTTGGATGATGAGACTTTCAAAAAACCACAAATACCTGCCAAAGCAGACAACCCACTTATGGGCATTCACACCAAAAAGGACTTTGTAAAGACAAACGCCTTTGAGAACATCATGGCAGTGCCAAAAAAGCCACAGCCTATCTATGCCGACACTAAAACTGGAGACAAACAGCTCATGGAAAATTCAGGACTACTCCCAAAGTACATCAAGAAAAAG GACTTTGGGAAGACCCCAGAGTACTTGCAGCATcgcactgaggaggtgaggagggctCAGGATGAGTATGACAGCTTTGTCAAGGAACGCATGAGACAGGGCACCATGAAACAGCTCTCTGAGGATGAGCGAAACAACATCCTACAG GGCTTGAAGATGAACTGGGGGGAGCTGCACCATCAGTACCAGGGACTCTCTGTTGTCACGGACACCACCCCTAAGAAGTACCGCAAGGAGCGTCTGGAGCTAGAGATGAAGCAGCTGGAGAGGGACATTGACCTCATCGAGAGATACAAGACTATATTCATCGCCAACAACTAA